One genomic segment of Acinetobacter oleivorans DR1 includes these proteins:
- a CDS encoding ExbD/TolR family protein: MAISTSEQDDVVSEINITPLVDVMLVLLIVFIVTAPLLTNTVKVNLPKAAPTQVTDQTKAVVISVNPKGEIYLDKDKVTLEHFEQAIQTRKAANPKLALNLNADETVPYGTVAKLLASIERVGVDKLSVITSPKS; this comes from the coding sequence ATGGCAATTTCAACATCGGAACAAGATGATGTCGTCAGCGAGATCAACATTACCCCTCTAGTGGACGTGATGTTGGTTCTGTTGATTGTGTTTATCGTCACGGCGCCCTTACTAACGAATACTGTTAAGGTAAACTTACCCAAAGCTGCCCCAACACAAGTGACAGATCAAACCAAGGCCGTAGTCATTAGTGTTAATCCCAAAGGCGAAATTTATCTAGATAAAGACAAAGTCACTCTTGAACACTTCGAACAGGCCATTCAAACGCGTAAGGCGGCCAATCCTAAACTGGCTCTGAACCTGAATGCAGATGAGACGGTTCCATATGGTACGGTTGCCAAGTTACTGGCCAGCATAGAACGGGTAGGCGTTGATAAACTATCAGTCATTACATCGCCTAAGTCTTAA
- a CDS encoding MotA/TolQ/ExbB proton channel family protein, whose translation MSDINSLIHDGTIWLLVAFSIVTWGLIVIKLVQTQKANRQSKAFAEEFWSAKNLQDAIQKSEAGEGPVARIANTGFKTLADADDDTHQDLQHSWSRQDLLERHLRKQILSERRQLEKGSALLASIGNNAPFIGLFGTVFGIIHALQAIAHSGNASMDVVAGPIGEALVATGIGIAVAVPAVLAYNYFVRKVKTIGAELDDFATDFVSLNQKSGFQLKTVKAKTTNTSTPANELSHTHNKEKVYA comes from the coding sequence ATGAGTGATATAAACTCCCTGATCCACGATGGGACTATCTGGTTATTGGTTGCTTTTTCAATTGTGACATGGGGTTTGATTGTAATTAAACTGGTTCAAACCCAAAAAGCCAACCGCCAAAGCAAAGCCTTTGCAGAAGAATTCTGGAGTGCCAAAAATCTGCAAGATGCCATTCAGAAATCGGAAGCAGGAGAAGGACCAGTGGCACGCATTGCAAATACTGGTTTTAAAACACTTGCCGATGCAGACGACGATACTCATCAAGATTTACAACATAGCTGGAGTCGTCAAGATTTACTTGAGCGCCATTTACGCAAACAAATTTTGTCTGAACGCCGCCAGTTAGAAAAAGGTTCTGCCTTGCTCGCATCAATTGGTAATAATGCACCTTTCATTGGGCTATTTGGTACAGTCTTTGGGATTATCCATGCTTTACAGGCCATTGCACATTCGGGTAATGCCAGTATGGATGTCGTTGCAGGGCCGATTGGTGAAGCACTAGTTGCAACAGGCATCGGGATTGCAGTAGCGGTTCCAGCGGTACTGGCATATAACTATTTCGTGCGTAAAGTAAAAACTATCGGTGCAGAACTAGATGACTTTGCGACCGATTTTGTCAGTCTAAACCAAAAATCAGGTTTCCAGCTTAAGACAGTCAAGGCTAAAACAACAAATACGAGTACTCCAGCCAACGAGTTAAGCCATACCCACAATAAAGAAAAGGTATATGCATAA
- a CDS encoding energy transducer TonB: MSEFSQGSIRKAFLFEQLSNQVTHTTSVNDPFSHNVDVGNDPAEPKKNALAIAIVAVAAAHLGIWYIAKQLPTPQLDVKTPDPVVIEIVKPPEPPKVIEPKIPPVVQKPKIPPVSPKPEPVQKQIETPKPVQKHVEQPKPVEQHKVVEQPRPVAEPLSKNVVAAPVQQPVSKPAEAPAKAADDNLPVTEAKGYAGYLSNPAPEYPEQALDRGWEGSVILRVKVLPNGSPDSVTVKQSSGKKILDSAAVRTVKQWKFSPALKGKTPVEGWVDVPIHYQLPK; the protein is encoded by the coding sequence ATGAGTGAATTTAGTCAAGGCTCGATTAGAAAAGCATTTTTATTTGAGCAACTATCCAATCAGGTCACCCATACAACGTCGGTTAATGATCCTTTTAGCCATAACGTAGATGTTGGAAATGATCCTGCTGAGCCAAAAAAGAATGCTTTGGCAATTGCGATTGTCGCCGTTGCTGCGGCACATTTGGGAATCTGGTATATCGCCAAACAACTTCCTACACCTCAGCTTGATGTTAAAACACCTGACCCTGTGGTGATAGAGATTGTCAAACCACCTGAACCACCTAAGGTGATTGAACCTAAAATCCCTCCAGTGGTGCAAAAGCCAAAGATACCACCTGTTAGCCCAAAGCCTGAGCCTGTACAAAAGCAAATAGAGACACCAAAACCAGTACAGAAACACGTTGAGCAGCCTAAACCTGTTGAACAGCATAAGGTAGTAGAGCAACCACGACCTGTAGCGGAACCCTTAAGTAAAAACGTGGTGGCAGCTCCTGTTCAGCAACCCGTTTCAAAACCAGCTGAAGCACCTGCGAAAGCGGCTGATGACAACTTGCCAGTTACAGAAGCAAAAGGCTATGCGGGTTATTTGAGTAATCCAGCGCCTGAATATCCTGAACAGGCTCTCGATCGAGGTTGGGAAGGTTCAGTCATCTTGAGGGTAAAAGTCTTGCCAAATGGCAGCCCTGATAGCGTGACAGTCAAACAGAGCAGCGGCAAAAAAATACTCGATAGTGCAGCGGTGAGAACCGTAAAACAATGGAAATTCTCACCAGCCTTAAAAGGAAAAACACCAGTCGAAGGTTGGGTCGATGTTCCTATTCACTATCAACTCCCAAAATAA
- a CDS encoding ABC transporter ATP-binding protein — protein MTITLNTNIEKHHQSFQANAQTRVAFHHVHKSFVVNQQPVKVIHDFNLEIKEGEFIAIVGSSGCGKSTLLRLLAGLDQDFDGRILIDGADVSGIGGDRAVVFQEHRLFPWLTVEQNIELGLLNEALTSRDKDILVQKAIELIGLNGFEKAYPHQLSGGMSQRVAIARSLVVQPRIFLLDEPFGALDALTRHQMQNELLRIQSQQKMTTVFITHDVEEAVTLADRVVILKPKPGRVEQIIPVNLPRPRNRSSFELHQLKEQIFRILTEDKIG, from the coding sequence ATGACAATTACTCTTAATACAAATATTGAAAAACATCACCAATCTTTTCAAGCTAATGCTCAAACACGTGTGGCATTTCATCATGTCCACAAGTCTTTTGTGGTTAATCAACAACCTGTCAAAGTTATTCACGACTTTAATCTAGAAATTAAAGAAGGGGAGTTTATTGCGATTGTAGGTAGCAGTGGCTGCGGTAAATCTACGCTCTTACGTCTTTTGGCAGGACTAGATCAAGATTTTGATGGTCGAATTTTAATTGATGGTGCCGATGTAAGCGGGATTGGCGGCGATCGAGCGGTAGTCTTTCAAGAACATCGCTTATTTCCTTGGCTTACCGTTGAGCAAAACATTGAGCTGGGTTTATTAAATGAGGCGTTAACTTCACGTGATAAAGATATTCTGGTCCAGAAAGCAATTGAGTTAATTGGCTTAAATGGCTTTGAAAAGGCGTACCCACATCAGCTATCTGGTGGGATGTCTCAACGTGTAGCTATTGCACGCAGTCTTGTTGTGCAACCACGCATTTTCCTGCTAGACGAACCGTTTGGTGCCTTGGACGCATTAACACGGCATCAAATGCAAAATGAATTGCTACGCATTCAATCCCAACAAAAAATGACTACTGTTTTTATTACGCATGATGTGGAAGAGGCCGTAACTCTGGCAGATCGTGTAGTGATTTTAAAACCTAAACCTGGTCGTGTTGAACAGATTATTCCCGTCAACTTGCCACGTCCTCGAAATCGTTCAAGTTTTGAATTACATCAATTAAAAGAACAGATTTTTCGGATTTTGACCGAAGACAAAATTGGTTAA
- a CDS encoding ABC transporter permease, which yields MDIYRDMKEIISQKNSSGIVWKSTKKPWFISVGYFNSLAIYWIVPLCLFLLWWVASNEQWMPAQILPTPKDTWHSFVEIASQDLWSQLAISLERFGLGLLSGVLGGVFLGILLGYSRIAEQYLSATFYALVIIPTLAWLPLLMIWLGIENSLKIFIIFKATMVPIALHTQAGVRDIQPKLKEMAAILQFNRLTLLTKLVLPATLPYFFTGLRLAVAAGWTSLIAVELLASSEGIGYLMVTGRQLFQLDIVFVTIFVIASVGIIFDFILHRIERKFVFWPHAALSAHTFHKKNRSDVFKSWVLPLSLVVLWAVSSWFNLISSQILPAPWKVLEALWSGIQDFSLTTAMYYSLYRAILGLIIGGLIGASVGIVVGLFKPIENLLAPTLNTLRLIAIFAWIPLLTAWFGLEDLSKIVFISIATFFPMFIATWKGMSSIPMQLVEVSSTLRMTLLQRLTLLILPSIAPSMFAGFRLALLYSWMASFGAEYLMGSGIGIGSYMMAAQQNFEMERVIAATVLVAGLGAILAWLGKITENYATSWRKN from the coding sequence ATGGATATATATCGAGATATGAAAGAAATAATTTCGCAAAAAAATTCATCCGGCATTGTCTGGAAAAGTACCAAGAAACCATGGTTCATTTCTGTTGGGTATTTTAACTCGCTTGCGATCTATTGGATTGTACCTCTTTGTTTATTCCTACTATGGTGGGTAGCGTCAAACGAGCAATGGATGCCTGCCCAAATTTTACCTACCCCAAAAGACACTTGGCATTCTTTCGTTGAAATTGCATCTCAAGATCTATGGTCACAGCTTGCGATTAGTCTTGAACGCTTTGGTCTTGGCTTATTGTCAGGTGTGTTAGGTGGCGTATTTCTAGGTATTTTATTGGGTTATAGCCGCATTGCTGAGCAATACCTATCTGCAACGTTTTATGCGTTGGTCATTATCCCAACACTGGCTTGGTTGCCTTTGCTCATGATCTGGCTCGGCATCGAAAATAGTTTAAAAATTTTCATAATTTTTAAGGCCACAATGGTGCCGATTGCTTTACACACTCAGGCAGGGGTACGTGACATTCAACCCAAACTCAAAGAAATGGCAGCAATTTTACAGTTCAATCGTCTAACCTTACTCACAAAACTTGTACTGCCAGCCACACTTCCATATTTCTTTACGGGTTTAAGACTAGCTGTTGCAGCAGGCTGGACGAGCTTAATTGCTGTTGAATTGTTGGCTTCATCGGAAGGCATTGGATATTTGATGGTGACAGGTCGTCAGCTATTTCAGCTTGATATTGTTTTTGTCACGATTTTTGTGATCGCATCTGTCGGAATTATTTTCGATTTTATCCTACATCGAATTGAACGAAAGTTTGTGTTTTGGCCACATGCTGCTTTGAGTGCGCATACTTTTCACAAAAAAAACAGATCCGATGTTTTCAAGTCATGGGTTTTACCCTTGAGTTTAGTCGTGCTTTGGGCAGTGAGCAGTTGGTTTAACTTGATTTCGAGTCAAATTTTGCCCGCGCCGTGGAAAGTATTAGAAGCGCTATGGTCAGGCATTCAAGATTTCTCACTCACTACCGCCATGTATTACAGCCTTTATCGTGCAATTTTGGGTTTGATTATCGGCGGGTTAATTGGGGCATCAGTAGGAATTGTGGTAGGGCTATTTAAACCTATTGAAAATCTGTTGGCACCTACACTCAACACATTACGTCTCATTGCCATTTTTGCTTGGATTCCGCTACTGACAGCTTGGTTTGGACTCGAAGATTTATCAAAAATTGTTTTCATTTCAATAGCGACATTTTTTCCGATGTTTATTGCGACATGGAAAGGCATGTCGAGCATTCCCATGCAGCTTGTTGAAGTCTCGAGCACTTTAAGAATGACATTGCTTCAACGCTTAACGCTTTTGATTTTACCGAGTATAGCACCATCAATGTTTGCTGGGTTTCGATTGGCATTGCTCTATTCGTGGATGGCATCTTTTGGAGCTGAATACTTGATGGGCTCTGGAATTGGTATAGGTAGCTACATGATGGCAGCACAGCAAAACTTTGAAATGGAGCGTGTGATAGCAGCAACCGTTTTGGTCGCTGGTTTAGGGGCGATTCTGGCATGGCTGGGCAAAATAACTGAAAACTACGCAACATCTTGGCGAAAAAATTGA
- a CDS encoding LLM class flavin-dependent oxidoreductase yields the protein MGIEFFTRLPLHGETEFLPGDPRNRGDWANIENVENTGAVSNYEVGDDFTYIDYLSQVARAAEINGFAGALMVNAPTGEEPWTVCSLLARETKKLNFVTAFQAYHFSPYNAVQTAATYQRATGNRLVWNIINGGSEVIQRQVGDDLPHDERYARATEFLDVVKGYWNNPSFHYKGKYYSAEGGGLKYPLNKASLPIICTAGSSEAAREFGAKHADYYLMRAEKPEEIAALIADVRARAKKYGRENIKFGLSIDTIARRTEQEALAEAQRFLDEAAEKQRLHAAAAHAGLRSARVLSFEKEYAEKDGSKNVSDFFIHPNVWSGFGYIGVPPGVALVGSYQQIIERIEEYNSIGIELFFLAGYPHLEESYRLGEHVLPHFKKQRARLQPTVASPEFDIAL from the coding sequence ATGGGAATTGAATTTTTTACACGTTTACCACTTCATGGCGAAACAGAATTTTTACCTGGTGATCCACGTAATCGCGGTGATTGGGCCAATATTGAAAATGTTGAAAATACCGGAGCTGTTTCGAACTATGAAGTAGGTGATGACTTTACCTATATTGATTACTTAAGTCAGGTAGCACGGGCAGCAGAAATTAATGGTTTTGCTGGTGCACTCATGGTGAACGCACCAACGGGTGAAGAGCCTTGGACAGTATGTTCATTGCTTGCAAGAGAAACCAAAAAACTTAACTTTGTGACTGCATTTCAGGCCTATCATTTTAGTCCATATAATGCTGTACAAACTGCGGCAACTTATCAGCGTGCAACGGGCAATCGACTGGTTTGGAATATTATTAATGGCGGCTCGGAAGTCATCCAACGTCAGGTCGGCGATGACTTACCTCACGATGAGCGTTATGCACGTGCTACAGAGTTTCTAGATGTTGTAAAAGGATATTGGAATAATCCTTCATTTCACTATAAAGGAAAGTACTATTCGGCAGAAGGCGGTGGTCTAAAATATCCACTGAATAAAGCAAGCCTTCCAATTATTTGCACGGCTGGTTCTTCTGAAGCTGCTCGCGAGTTTGGAGCAAAACATGCCGACTATTATTTAATGCGAGCTGAAAAACCAGAAGAAATTGCCGCATTGATTGCAGACGTACGTGCTCGTGCAAAAAAGTATGGTCGTGAAAATATAAAATTTGGTCTATCGATCGATACCATTGCTCGCCGTACTGAACAAGAAGCATTGGCAGAAGCACAGCGCTTTCTCGATGAAGCTGCTGAAAAGCAACGTTTACATGCAGCAGCAGCCCATGCGGGTTTACGCTCAGCGCGGGTATTAAGCTTCGAAAAAGAGTACGCCGAAAAAGATGGCAGTAAAAATGTTAGCGACTTTTTTATCCATCCAAATGTTTGGTCTGGATTTGGATATATTGGTGTGCCACCCGGTGTTGCTTTGGTAGGGAGCTACCAGCAGATTATTGAGCGTATTGAAGAGTACAATAGCATAGGCATAGAGTTATTCTTTCTTGCAGGCTATCCACATCTTGAAGAGTCCTACCGTCTTGGTGAACATGTTCTTCCGCACTTTAAAAAGCAACGTGCTCGATTACAGCCTACGGTAGCTAGCCCAGAGTTTGATATTGCGCTTTAA
- a CDS encoding TonB-dependent receptor, protein MFKVTKIRQSILTAMWGVTASVSTLALANDDADAIPAEQQAQVVNAKDVKKLGDVIVTAQYRAQNIQKVPTAITAVSGKDLAAKGSTFIGDVLTYTPNAAAENPDGDSRPRWYIRGLGTGDVAASTVFPVGIYADGVYLNAPVAGAGDLFDLERIEVLRGPQGTLYGKNTTAGAVNYISRKPAFTDKPTGYGTIGIGDHNLRTFEGAVNGAISDNVAVRGAFYSEDRDGYAKNLANGENYGDVDKKSFRFQILGKINDDWNALVNLHSQTYNGLGNNGSLSIGKYWGVYERPQGRDTNLDLPESNKIQHDGASLTLTGDLGGGHTFTSITAFDKTTQKSISDGDYTPYDVARSYSDNEWRQYSQEFRISSDAEKRLSWIAGFHFFNEDLDSTGVSARVNKTLPNGAPAQTAGTPAFRDITYNQTTQSFALFGNSTYKFTDKFKVTGGLRWTSEEKDIDLDLVQITSGDYTKGSWWQKDGYSNAVYNPAPNANGSTSRKKRWNELTYDITPEYEITPDINTYFRFARGFRSGGFNTGLSSSLTQLADVNPEYLNSYELGLKSSLLQGNLTANANIFYYDYKDIQTNLLVATEGQGGGVTSVLANGPKAEVKGAELELDYLATDNLRLRFAGAYLDSEYTDFVDKNPVTNVVNADNTGNSLVRSPKYTIGLGGEYTFNLDSGARVIVGTDAKYRDREFFLVNRQDYSVDPILSQKGYTLWNANVGYISANNKYQVNAYVKNLLDEEYQVHGRPNGPAGQYVLTYGNPRQVGVSLTAKF, encoded by the coding sequence ATGTTTAAGGTTACAAAAATTAGGCAGAGTATTTTAACTGCTATGTGGGGAGTAACAGCGAGTGTTTCGACATTAGCTTTAGCGAACGATGATGCTGATGCAATTCCTGCTGAGCAACAAGCTCAAGTGGTAAATGCTAAAGATGTAAAAAAACTAGGCGATGTCATCGTTACTGCACAATATCGTGCACAAAACATTCAAAAAGTTCCGACTGCAATTACAGCGGTTTCAGGCAAAGATTTGGCCGCGAAAGGCTCAACATTTATTGGCGATGTTTTAACTTATACACCCAATGCAGCAGCTGAAAACCCAGATGGCGATAGCCGTCCACGTTGGTATATTCGTGGTCTAGGAACTGGCGATGTAGCAGCCTCTACAGTTTTTCCAGTCGGTATTTATGCAGATGGGGTTTATTTAAATGCGCCTGTTGCTGGTGCTGGAGATTTATTCGATTTAGAACGTATTGAGGTTCTACGCGGTCCACAAGGCACGCTTTACGGTAAAAACACCACGGCTGGTGCGGTGAATTACATTTCACGAAAACCTGCTTTTACAGATAAACCGACTGGTTATGGAACAATAGGAATAGGTGACCATAATCTTCGTACTTTTGAAGGCGCCGTGAACGGGGCTATATCAGATAACGTTGCCGTACGAGGAGCATTCTATTCAGAAGACCGCGATGGCTATGCAAAAAATTTAGCCAATGGTGAAAATTACGGGGATGTAGATAAAAAATCATTCCGCTTCCAAATATTAGGAAAAATTAATGATGATTGGAATGCTTTAGTCAATCTACATAGCCAAACTTATAATGGTCTTGGCAATAATGGCTCTTTAAGTATTGGAAAATACTGGGGTGTTTATGAAAGACCACAAGGCCGAGATACAAATTTAGATTTACCTGAAAGTAATAAAATCCAACATGATGGCGCTTCACTCACCTTAACAGGAGATTTAGGCGGCGGTCATACTTTTACATCCATTACAGCGTTTGATAAAACCACTCAAAAATCTATTTCTGATGGTGACTATACGCCTTACGATGTAGCAAGAAGCTATAGCGATAATGAATGGCGCCAATATAGCCAAGAGTTTCGTATTTCTTCTGATGCTGAAAAAAGACTCAGTTGGATCGCAGGTTTTCACTTCTTTAATGAAGATTTAGACTCAACAGGCGTAAGTGCGCGAGTAAATAAAACACTACCGAATGGTGCTCCAGCACAAACGGCGGGAACTCCAGCTTTTAGAGATATTACCTATAACCAGACCACACAAAGTTTTGCCTTGTTTGGGAATAGTACCTATAAATTTACCGATAAATTTAAAGTGACAGGTGGTTTACGTTGGACAAGTGAAGAAAAAGACATTGATCTAGATCTTGTTCAAATTACCTCAGGCGATTACACCAAAGGCAGTTGGTGGCAAAAGGATGGGTACAGTAATGCGGTTTATAACCCAGCGCCGAATGCAAATGGTTCAACAAGTCGTAAAAAGAGATGGAATGAGCTGACTTACGATATTACGCCAGAATATGAAATCACTCCTGATATCAACACATACTTCCGTTTTGCTCGAGGTTTCCGTTCAGGCGGTTTTAACACCGGACTTTCAAGTAGCCTGACGCAACTTGCAGATGTTAACCCTGAATATTTAAACAGCTATGAGCTAGGTTTGAAGTCTAGCTTGTTACAAGGCAATTTAACCGCCAATGCCAATATTTTCTATTACGACTACAAAGATATTCAAACAAATTTATTGGTTGCGACAGAAGGACAAGGTGGGGGGGTAACCTCAGTTCTAGCAAATGGACCTAAGGCAGAAGTAAAAGGTGCCGAATTAGAATTAGATTATTTAGCTACCGATAACTTACGCCTACGTTTTGCAGGTGCTTATTTAGACAGTGAATACACCGACTTTGTTGATAAAAACCCAGTAACCAATGTCGTAAATGCTGACAATACAGGTAACAGCTTGGTTCGTTCTCCAAAGTACACCATCGGTTTAGGGGGTGAATATACCTTTAATCTTGATAGTGGAGCACGAGTCATCGTGGGCACAGATGCAAAATATCGTGACCGTGAATTTTTCTTAGTCAATCGCCAAGATTATTCTGTTGACCCAATCTTGAGTCAAAAAGGGTACACCTTATGGAACGCAAACGTTGGGTATATCAGCGCAAATAATAAATACCAAGTTAATGCTTACGTTAAAAACTTGCTAGACGAAGAATATCAAGTTCATGGGCGACCAAATGGTCCTGCTGGACAATATGTCTTAACCTATGGAAACCCACGTCAAGTTGGTGTTTCTCTCACTGCAAAATTCTAA
- a CDS encoding TonB-dependent receptor — protein sequence MRQPFQLKPLVIALSVLGATLPLYVFAEETPQQAGDSESDVITLSDVVVTGATKKTTVVPKRKVTSIYGTDSSVLDTPRVVSQVSEQQFREDVIRSADDLVKYAPSITRGGGQNANFAPQIRGQNSEVFQDSQRIYSTRHPTNLNAYEAADIVAGPTGVIFAPTSGSGGYINYLTKKPNFNKAETNISGTVGSIYSGKGAEPNFSVSIDHTAPISKELAFRVSATAQKTDDYYDNVKNNFNAFYGALAWRPNDRLRVDWNISYDDYYDFNVTHGWNRASQQSVDNGLYYKGRATPIIQNGSTFWSPVFESGAANSKVIGWQTRQKNDKNQYVAVGGVQTTPLPNSTADQAGTIKGWVYDPSIPGNELVKLDDNVSGRSEDKNSAKRFSTQLKVIKDLNDHWSIANSTLYQNNKDLGDSVGSFFTDLDHELIDNRLEFLGDYDFEIGGVKINNKSSTGGTYRHEKFTSLAANNSFNINPYDLTNDPSQKNPGDLLGLINNSGSTGGWIGQAGVPQYSQYFGYLNLPRMYPIGNGLYAEKGGFPPNGGGAVYTGSGFWDTLSVFTQQNFTFNDVFGINLGINHSSVRAKLENPLVLTPADVRSSSDKYSLLSYQLSTFIKPTAKSTLYFTYDKSTALNTGVFGPFLIWGAGNQLNPLAFDSQSELKEVGFKYEPITDQLFLTLSGFEQKRDLSPDTNGNMARFEIKGIESSLRWQLQKNIAIGGNFTYLDAEYSSIIPAGFSPFGFHADNATVWGDNNALNQRKAGRYDAAGIPKYSASAYVDYQHQSGFGVNLSGWWTSYWYTNLSQTVKVPNNYNLDLGLYYRQPQWTVGLNILNLTNERNFVNGLAGANSEFLQPMRPLTVQGQFSYKF from the coding sequence ATGAGACAGCCTTTTCAATTAAAACCTTTAGTTATTGCGCTTAGCGTATTAGGGGCAACTTTACCGTTATATGTTTTTGCCGAAGAAACGCCACAACAAGCAGGTGATTCTGAAAGTGATGTAATTACTTTGTCCGATGTAGTCGTTACTGGAGCAACCAAGAAAACTACCGTAGTTCCTAAACGCAAAGTTACCTCAATTTATGGAACGGATAGCTCTGTATTGGATACCCCACGTGTAGTATCCCAAGTATCAGAACAACAATTTAGAGAAGATGTTATTCGCAGTGCGGATGATCTCGTCAAATATGCACCGAGTATTACGCGAGGCGGGGGACAAAATGCTAACTTTGCTCCACAAATTCGTGGACAGAACTCGGAAGTTTTTCAAGATAGCCAACGCATTTACAGTACTCGCCATCCAACCAATCTCAATGCTTATGAAGCAGCCGATATTGTGGCAGGGCCAACAGGTGTAATTTTTGCGCCTACTTCAGGTTCTGGCGGATATATTAACTACCTGACCAAAAAGCCTAATTTTAATAAAGCCGAAACCAATATCTCTGGGACTGTAGGTTCCATTTACTCAGGTAAAGGCGCAGAGCCTAATTTCTCTGTCAGTATTGATCATACAGCGCCGATTTCAAAAGAATTAGCATTTCGCGTGAGTGCAACAGCTCAAAAAACAGATGACTATTATGACAATGTGAAAAATAACTTTAATGCATTTTATGGAGCACTTGCTTGGCGCCCAAATGATCGTTTAAGGGTAGATTGGAATATCAGTTACGATGACTATTACGATTTTAATGTGACGCATGGCTGGAATAGAGCATCGCAACAATCGGTTGATAATGGCCTTTATTACAAAGGTAGAGCTACGCCTATTATTCAAAACGGTTCGACTTTTTGGTCTCCTGTATTTGAATCGGGTGCGGCAAATTCTAAAGTCATTGGTTGGCAAACTCGTCAGAAGAACGATAAAAACCAATATGTTGCTGTTGGTGGAGTTCAGACCACGCCGTTACCGAACTCAACTGCGGATCAAGCAGGAACCATTAAAGGTTGGGTCTATGATCCATCAATCCCCGGTAATGAATTGGTCAAGCTAGATGATAATGTTTCAGGACGTAGTGAAGATAAAAATAGTGCCAAGCGATTTAGTACCCAATTAAAAGTAATTAAAGATTTAAATGACCATTGGTCTATTGCAAACAGTACGCTCTATCAAAATAACAAAGATTTAGGCGACTCTGTTGGGAGCTTCTTTACAGATTTAGATCATGAGTTAATTGATAACCGATTAGAATTTTTAGGCGACTATGATTTTGAAATAGGTGGCGTAAAAATTAATAATAAAAGCAGTACCGGAGGAACATATCGTCATGAGAAGTTTACCTCTTTAGCTGCAAATAATAGTTTTAATATTAATCCTTATGATTTAACCAATGATCCATCGCAGAAGAATCCTGGTGATTTACTGGGGTTAATTAACAATAGCGGTTCAACAGGAGGTTGGATTGGACAAGCCGGAGTACCACAGTATTCCCAATATTTTGGTTATTTAAATTTACCGCGCATGTACCCAATTGGAAACGGTTTATATGCAGAAAAAGGTGGCTTTCCACCGAATGGAGGAGGCGCTGTCTATACGGGTTCTGGTTTTTGGGATACGTTGAGTGTATTCACTCAACAGAACTTTACCTTTAACGATGTATTCGGTATCAATTTAGGTATTAACCATAGTTCAGTAAGAGCAAAACTTGAAAATCCACTCGTTTTAACCCCAGCAGATGTCCGTTCATCGAGTGATAAATATAGTCTATTGAGCTATCAACTGAGTACGTTTATTAAGCCTACTGCGAAAAGTACACTCTATTTTACCTATGACAAAAGCACTGCATTAAATACGGGAGTATTTGGGCCTTTCTTGATTTGGGGTGCAGGAAATCAACTCAATCCTTTAGCTTTTGACAGTCAAAGTGAGCTAAAAGAAGTAGGATTTAAATATGAACCTATTACTGACCAGTTATTTTTAACCCTAAGTGGATTTGAACAAAAACGAGATTTATCGCCTGATACCAACGGCAATATGGCTCGCTTTGAAATAAAAGGAATTGAGTCATCATTAAGATGGCAACTCCAAAAAAATATAGCAATTGGGGGAAATTTCACTTATTTGGATGCTGAATACAGCTCTATTATACCTGCTGGTTTTTCACCATTTGGCTTTCATGCGGACAATGCTACGGTTTGGGGAGACAATAACGCTTTAAACCAACGTAAAGCCGGACGTTATGATGCAGCAGGAATTCCCAAGTACTCTGCAAGTGCTTATGTAGATTACCAGCATCAGTCTGGTTTTGGAGTTAACCTTTCGGGATGGTGGACAAGCTACTGGTACACAAACTTAAGTCAAACCGTGAAAGTACCGAATAACTATAATCTGGACTTAGGTCTTTATTATCGCCAGCCACAGTGGACGGTGGGTCTTAACATTCTTAACCTAACCAATGAACGAAATTTTGTGAATGGTTTGGCAGGAGCGAATAGCGAGTTTTTACAACCAATGCGTCCTCTGACTGTACAAGGTCAATTTAGTTATAAATTTTAA